The nucleotide sequence TATTCCAAGGGTACGCGCGGCCGCAACCGCGCCGCCCTGGGGCCGTGAACAATGGGCTTGACAGGTCATGTAACTACTGTTACATCAGGGAACATGAGTGAGACATCCGAGACCCTGCTCCTCCTCTTGGTGGGGCTGCCCCCGAAGCCCTCGAGCCTCCGCGTGCGGGTCTGGCGGCGGCTGCGCTCCCTGGGCGCGGTGCCCCTCAAGCGCTCGGCCTATCTCTTGCCCGACACCCCCGAGCGCTACGAGGACTTCCAGTGGCTGGCGCAGGAGATCGAGCGCGAGGGCGGAGAGGCCACGCTGATCCGCGTCCAGCAGATCGAGAATCTCCGGGCCGACGCAGTGCGGCGCCTCTTCCACGAGCCGCGCGATCGCGACTATCGCCAGCTCGCCGCGCGCTATCGCCGCGTCATTCAGCGGCTGGACAAGAAGAGCCGCGGCGCGGCGGTGCAGGACGAGCTGGCCCGGCTGGCCCGGGACCATCAGCGGCTCCGCGGGGTCGATTTCTTCGACGCCCCGGGCGGCGCGGAGGTGCGCCGCCTGGAGGAGGTCATTGCCATGCGTACACGGCGTCCGGAGGCGGCGGCCCGCGAGCCGCGCCCCACCATCGACCTTTCCACCGTGCGCGGCCGGAAGTGGGTCACGCGGCCCAGGCCACACATCGACCGCATCGCCTCCGCCTGGCTCATTCGCCGCT is from Candidatus Methylomirabilota bacterium and encodes:
- a CDS encoding chromate resistance protein ChrB domain-containing protein → MSETSETLLLLLVGLPPKPSSLRVRVWRRLRSLGAVPLKRSAYLLPDTPERYEDFQWLAQEIEREGGEATLIRVQQIENLRADAVRRLFHEPRDRDYRQLAARYRRVIQRLDKKSRGAAVQDELARLARDHQRLRGVDFFDAPGGAEVRRLEEVIAMRTRRPEAAAREPRPTIDLSTVRGRKWVTRPRPHIDRIASAWLIRRFIDPQAEFVFAPPAEFPKDAIPFDAPGVELSHEGEDCTFETLVKRAKLRDRRLTRLAELVHEADLRDGKFPHEEARGIDVSVRALLAASADDHQVLAQGMALFEGLYATTPRKS